The following is a genomic window from Epinephelus moara isolate mb chromosome 17, YSFRI_EMoa_1.0, whole genome shotgun sequence.
CTATAAAAAGCTGTCAAGACTTAATTCAGGTAAGTGTCACTTTCCTTGACTTAATCAACAATTGGATCTTATTTGGGTTGATGTTATATCATCTAGAAACAAGAATTCAAATACAAATCTTATTTGAGTAATTTGATCTTGTTTTGATAATTCTTGTAGTTGGACATCCCGACTTATTCAAAGAAATATTATCAGTGAAAAATCAAAGTGCACCAGCAGCCAAATTTTAAGCAAAAGAAAAGCTCatgtctaaaatgttttcacctCAATATGATAGGGCATTTTTGCAGTGTTACTAAATAACATGACAAAGAGTGCAAAGCATCAACCGGGcatccaaattccccagatccaaatctgatcgagcatccgTGGGACATGCcagtaccccacctcacaactgaCAGGTCTCGAAGGATCCGCCGCCAACGCCCCAGTGCCAGACTCCAAAGCCCCCCCTAGAGGTCCcatgtccatgccttgacatgtcagagccaagtccgatccagaAAGGCCCCACTGTAGATTGGGGTACGTCTGGGGTACCGGCACGCCCCACGAAtactcaatcagattgggatctggggaatttggaggccaggtcgatgtGTTGAACTCTCTGTCACGTTCTTTTGGTCACTCCTGACCAGTTTTTGCAGTGAGGCAATGTTGCCACTGGGGGGGTATACTAGGTCCACAGCGGTGTTTGGGTGCGTGCTGCGTGTcaagtggtatccacatgaatgtcaggagccaaagtttcccagcagaacactgcattgtaacaagatgatcaatgtttttcacgtcacctgccagtggttttaatgttttgactgATCAGTGTTTGCTGTACCATTTTCAGTGTCTTCAGACCCTTTAATTGATTCATAGAGATGAGCGTCTATTTTCATTGCATGATACTATAATTAAACatccttaaatgtttttaaaatgtgtgtatcaAATCAAGATTTGCCCTTACCACGGAGAGGAGAGGGATCTTCATTCTGTTGAGCCTCATTCTGGTTGACCATGTGACCTGTAGCAAAGCCCCGATTGGTGCTCTCAGACTGGACTGGCCTACAACATGCAGATAATAAATGTACAGAGGAACATGGCATGTATTTCCTGTTATAATCAAAATAAGATAATGTTGTACCAACCTGATAAAGCATGAATctgtaaataaagacatttgttGTTAGatggttttgtattttaagTTGTCATACTGCCATTCTGTCATGAGATCACAACCCAATTGCAAGAAaatatgttggcattgtatgtttctgaaaaccacacATTACAtctgtatgttattatgtagcagatacattaaaactttacGTATCTTACAATGCTGTGGTTGATGTGTGGTTTTAGGGTAGGGTACGGTAAGAAAAGATCAGGTTTGGCTTAAATTACCCATGTTCGGTGGcacaaaagcagctggaaacatgGCCTTGGGTcgccaaaaaacacccatgtttaagCATAACCAACCATTGTTCATCGCCGAcagaggtctgcagcttggcagccatctcactttagaaatgttgatctGATTCatgtgaaacatacaaatgtaatgtatctttggtttgcagaaatgtacaatgccaacattttcttctggcgactgggctggatCAGAATACATCTGTGTATTTGAACAATTAAATCATAACTCATGTAATAAAGGTCTCACCTTTGGACCGTCTGTAGCGATACAAAAGGAGCAGAAGAATAACAAGTACAATTCCAAAAACCAGCCCAATAATCATCGGTACAGGAGATGAAGAGCTTTCAGGCCTGGAGGCtcctgtaataaataaaaactgttaatAAATGTAAACAGCAGCTTCTGAATGTACATACATTTTGATAAAGATGAGTCATGTCACATGACGCCAAAGTAAAGACTAAACATACATTTACAAATCCAGAagtataaacacacatgcacatacaacaTTAATGTCAATGTCATTCACATTTTGATCTACAAGTAAACACATACAGCATTATATATACAAGAAACAGAATACAGTGTGAACTTATCCATTCACAGTAACTCAAGACTATCACAACAACTGATGCAGACTTTCTTCAGCTCAAAATGAACTGAATCCAACAGGTGGAATCAGTGAAAGTGCAGCACTTGTTTTACTCCTACTCACCCTTAACTGACATCCAACTCTGTGCTGACACTCCTATTGAGTATTTACACTTGTAAAAGCCTTCATCTGACTTTGACACTGCAGAGATATTTAGCTCCCTTCTGGTATCATTTTGAATGAGTTTGTCATTTCGATAGAAAAACACCTTGGAAGCAAATGTTTGGCTTCTTATTCTGCAGCTAAGACTAACAGAATCTCCCTCGGTCACAGGACGGACAGGGCTCACCAGGATAATATCTTTACCTGTAAAACAGACACAGAATGAGGATAAACAACAGGTGTCATTCATTAACATGAAAACTCCCCCTACagtgtattttgacatttttatatttcatatttttctcaGTCATTTCCTGATGATGTTGATTAACAACAATGTTCACCAAATATCTGTTGACAAATAATTTTGTGCTGAAAACAAGTACATGACATATGACTATAGTAAAAGCTAGTGACGGctaaatgaggcctcatgaaccactgtctttctggagccactagatggcgttgtctgttcaacaaaggtttgaaagcacactttattgcaagtccttcagcctttatctttaaaccaagggcgccatctggtggggtcagaaaataaagaaagtggttcacgaggcttcatttggccatcattAGTAAAAGCTGCATAATGGGATGTTTAAATTacttaaaagaaagaaaatgtatcaaaacCATACTTGATATAGTGATGTTGACTGCGTTGCTGAACTCTCCTGATCCAGACTCACACCAGTACACTGCATTACTGGGCTGGTAACGCTCTATGCTGCATGTGGATCCAGTCATTGTCCCCCAGTTTTGACAGAATAATATGTTGCCAGATTCAGTTAACTTCTNNNNNNNNNNNNNNNNNNNNNNNNNNNNNNNNNNNNNNNNNNNNNNNNNNNNNNNNNNNNNNNNNNNNNNNNNNNNNNNNNNNNNNNNNNNNNNNNNNNNNNNNNNNNNNNNNNNNNNNNNNNNNNNNNNNNNNNNNNNNNNNNNNNNNNNNNNNNNNNNNNNNNNNNNNNNNNNNNNNNNNNNNNNNNNNNNNNNNNNNNNNNNNNNNNNNNNNNNNNNNNNNNNNNNNNNNNNNNNNNNNNNNNNNNNNNNNNNNNNNNNNNNNNNNNNNNNNNNNNNNNNNNNNNNNNNNNNNNNNNNNNNNNNNNNNNNNNNNNNNNNNNNNNNNNNNNNNNNNNNNNNNNNNNNNNNNNNNNNNNNNNNNNNNNNNNNNNNNNNNNNNNNNNNNNNNNNNNNNNNNNNNNNNNNNNNNNNNNNNNNNNNNNNNNNNNNNNNNNNNNNNNNNNNNNNNNNNNNNNNNNNNNNNNNNNNNNNNNNNNNNNNNNNNNNNNNNNNNNNNCAGTAAGAAGATATTTcatcacagtgtgacagctacTTACCTCTCACTCTCAGTTCTTTTGCTTCAGATTCTGCCCTGTCACCAAACTTACACGTGTAAGTGCCCTCATCTGACTTGGAGACTGAATGAATGGTCATTTTTGCTACTCGTGACTGATGGTTTTCAACACGTGACCCCTTTTTGAAAAAGGCAGCGTCCATGTCATTGCTTGGATTATGCTGCTTGCAGCGCATAGTCACTGAGTCTCCTTCAAACACAGTGAATGCAGGACTCTCCAGGACTGCATCACCACCTGTGTAACAGATGTAGAGTGTTAGTTTATTAATAAGTTCAATCAAACAAACATCTTCTTCATCTTACAACTCATGGGTGATTCAGCAATTATATCTTAATGTATTCATCTTTCACAAGGAAACATTTATCAGATGCTTTAACAGGCCACCTATACTTTATATGAAGCTCTTGATTTGAACAGCGTAACTCTGCCCTTCTCTTctccctgtttttattttccttcaagTGATTATGGTTGTGACAGTTAGTCATTTAAAGCACATCACTCCAGATTATCATGATTTAAATTCTCTAAACCTTAAAAtaagatttaatttaaataatataaGCATAGTGTCAACAGGATGATCATATCAACATGGCTACTCGGTGACACTTACAATGACTTGTAAACAATGCAGATGCTTCCA
Proteins encoded in this region:
- the LOC126404188 gene encoding uncharacterized protein LOC126404188, yielding MTGSTCSIERYQPSNAVYWCESGSGEFSNAVNITISSKDIILVSPVRPVTEGDSVSLSCRIRSQTFASKVFFYRNDKLIQNDTRRELNISAVSKSDEGFYKCKYSIGVSAQSWMSVKGASRPESSSSPVPMIIGLVFGIVLVILLLLLYRYRRSKDSCFIRPVQSESTNRGFATGHMVNQNEAQQNEDPSPLRDTAESQNVTYSSIELKNFGRKGKRHEPEESCLYSDVKIGTADNNVTYAQVTQHNKGKAKKNKGKSTAPATDEAVYSEVKPGTALGL